GATGTGCGGCTGCTGCTGCCTTCACGGCCCGATCACCGCATCGTCTACGCCGCGTCCAGCCTGTACGCGATCGAAGCCGTGCGCGCCGGCGTGCGGGTATTCCGCTATACGCCAGGCTTCCTGCATCAGAAGGTGGTGTTGGTAGACGACGAAATCGCCGCCATCGGCAGTGCGAACATGGACAACCGTTCGTTCCGGCTGAATTTTGAAGTGATGTTGCTGACGGTCGACGAGGCCTTCGCCAAGGAAGTTGAGCACATGCTGCTGGACGACTTCGCCCTGGCCCATGAAGTCAGCCAGGAAGAAAGCCGCGAAACCCGTCGCCTTCAGCAACTGGGCATGCGGGTTGCGCGGCTTATTTCACCGATCTTGTAACGGGCTCAGCGGTAGATATCTTCCCGCGTCCACGGCAAGTCATGGCTGCCATCGGCATGGGGTTTCACCGCCAGAATCTGGTGCAGGTTGATCCAGCCCCGCGCAAACGCATAGGCACAACCGGCCAGGTACAGCCGCCAGATACGCAACGCCTGCTCCGGCACCATCTTCGCCGCTGCTTCCAGGTTGTCTTCCAGGCGCTCGCTCCAATGGTCCAGGGTGCGCGCGTAGTGCAGACGCAGACTTTCGACGTCGACCACCTCCAGCCCGACTTCGCTGATCTCGGCCGTCATCATCGCCAAATGCGGCAGTTCGCCGTTGGGGAACACGTAACGCTCGATGAACTCACCCGCGCCGCGCCCCACAGGGCGACCATCGGTGTGCTTGGCGGTAATACCGTGGTTCATCACCAGGCCGCCTTCGCGCACTGCGCCGAACAGGGTCTTACAGTATTCCGCCAGGTTGGCGTGGCCGACGTGCTCGAACATGCCCACGCTGACCACTTTGTCGAAACGCCCGTCTTGCGGCAGGTCACGGTAGTCGAGCAGTTGCAGGTCCACCTGGTCTTCCAGGCCTTCGGCTTTCACCCGTTCCCGGGCCAGCGCCAACTGCTCCTTGCTCAAGGTGATGCCAAACACCTTAACCCCGAACTCCCGCGCGGCAAACCGCGCCAGCCCACCCCAACCACAGCCGACATCCAGCAAATACTCGCCTGGCTGCAGCCGCAACTTGCGGCACAGGTGGCGAAATTTGTCTTGTTGGGCCTGGTCGATGGATTCGCTGCCGGTTTCGAAATACCCGCAGGAGTACGCCATGTCCTGGTCCAGCCACAGCTGGTAGAACTCGTTGGACAGGTCGTAATGGTAGGAAATGGCCGCTGCGTCAGTGGCCTTGTCGTGGATCGAGCGCACCGGACGACTCCCCTCGTCGTCTTCGATCAGGGCGTGACTCAATTCGTCACACACCCGGATGACCTCGGAAATGGAGCCTTCCAGCTCCAATTTACCCTCGACAAAGGCTTCGCCCAGTGAATCGAGCGTTGGATGGGTCAGCTTGGTCACGACCGTGGGGTCCTTCACCACGATGGTCACACTGGGCTCGGGGCCCAAGTTGAATTCATGGCCGTCCCAGAGTCGAAGACGCAGCGGTAGCTGAAGATTCTGTAAGGCCGGTGGAAGTTGCGCGAGCATGAGTAGTCCCCCCTTGTTTCAGACGTCTGCTGAGAGGTTAGACCATCCGAAGACAAAGTAGGAGGCTATCGATTTGATAGCGCTCTTCTATGGGGCCCGGCGCTCGAGCAACCCGTCCTGGACCCACTGCTTCAGCCAAGTAACGGCCTGCAGTGGCGCACCCTCTGCATGAGTGACTGCCAACTCGGCGCACAGTTCGGCAAAGCTCCAACCGGTGGTCGCCATTCCCGTCAGGGCAGAGGCCTCGGCGGGTTCCAGGCTGCGGTAATGGCAAACATTCTGATGGCGCCACACCAGGCACGTCTGCGACGGGGCGAGTGCGTGACTGTCGGGGAAGTCGGATTCGTCCTTGCTGGCGCGCCAGATCGCGACACTGTTGAACTGGCACAGCAGCGCTTGCACCGTCGGCGCCAGGGAAACCTGCAACACCGGCCACGCCTCTGGCGGCAACGACGCCATGTCGCCCAGCGTCAGCGGTTCGCCCTGCGGCGCATCAAATGCCA
The genomic region above belongs to Pseudomonas azotoformans and contains:
- the cfaB gene encoding C17 cyclopropane fatty acid synthase CfaB, with the translated sequence MLAQLPPALQNLQLPLRLRLWDGHEFNLGPEPSVTIVVKDPTVVTKLTHPTLDSLGEAFVEGKLELEGSISEVIRVCDELSHALIEDDEGSRPVRSIHDKATDAAAISYHYDLSNEFYQLWLDQDMAYSCGYFETGSESIDQAQQDKFRHLCRKLRLQPGEYLLDVGCGWGGLARFAAREFGVKVFGITLSKEQLALARERVKAEGLEDQVDLQLLDYRDLPQDGRFDKVVSVGMFEHVGHANLAEYCKTLFGAVREGGLVMNHGITAKHTDGRPVGRGAGEFIERYVFPNGELPHLAMMTAEISEVGLEVVDVESLRLHYARTLDHWSERLEDNLEAAAKMVPEQALRIWRLYLAGCAYAFARGWINLHQILAVKPHADGSHDLPWTREDIYR
- a CDS encoding HvfC/BufC N-terminal domain-containing protein; this encodes MRLTDWQLAFEQHLLSETPVANSGFAATLLGGPTLDVDTGLAIYHNAYLSRLQEVLRHDFSAILYWLGDDEFAALTEAYLRRNPSAHYSLRWLGERFPVFILEHLVAEQSAPLAELARLEWAFTLAFDAPQGEPLTLGDMASLPPEAWPVLQVSLAPTVQALLCQFNSVAIWRASKDESDFPDSHALAPSQTCLVWRHQNVCHYRSLEPAEASALTGMATTGWSFAELCAELAVTHAEGAPLQAVTWLKQWVQDGLLERRAP